The following nucleotide sequence is from Bactrocera oleae isolate idBacOlea1 chromosome 2, idBacOlea1, whole genome shotgun sequence.
TACGGTTTTCTAAAAAGTATCATACTAAATTAAACTAAGAATATATGTTTATCATATAGATAGAAATAGATAATATACACagacatgcatatatatgtatatgtaaatatgtgtatgttaataaaataattttcattgctGTCTTCAACAATCCCAGTGTATCATAACAGATGACTAACATTTAATCACAATTCCGAATAAAACAGTGTAATTAAAGACTACGTCTGTTGCAAGCCACGTACATAAGCTATAAATATGAGAGTTTTTAATTAAGgctattataaaataatgtttgtGGTATGCTAAATATTAGGAAGAGTGTGCGTctaatgaaattttatgaatgaaaatactttattttaatagcTTATACGGGTATgacgtaaaaaatattttttttttataaaaattcttcAATGATAGCTTATAAGACAGTTATCTCTTCAGATTCTTTGTTAGTCAACGAATTCGATCAAAGCTGCTGGAACGTTCGAAATGTCTTATAAAACAAGATttcttactaaaaaaatttaggcAATTATGAAAACAAGCTTAAGTATATTATTCTTTGAATTCCTTCATTGTTGCATTTTTGGTAAATATTATCTATTATCTATATCTGTATCTATAATACAGAATCAATTACTTCGCACACTCTTCCactatttttttgcattattgtTTCTTTCAAGTGTTTTCTAGGTAGAACTTTAACTATGTCGATACTTATTTCCATTTAGTTCTCAAAATATGCCTTATTTGTTGGAGGAAGAAATACAACACTCCAAGTAATCAATTAGACATAAAATAAGCACGTCGATTTATGATATGGCTAAAATTAACGGTTGTCGTTTGATATGAATTGGAAAAgtagaaaatgtaaaaagtaaatatgaGAAAAAGTAAGAGAAGTAAGTCAGATTACGGTAACCTATAAGTacgcaaaaaatatttcctgCTGTAAATTCTTCATTTTCCATTCTCATTACAAATTGTTTGAAGATTTTGATAATTCTCGTATGTAACCCTATTCTAGTTCAATGAAATTCTAAGCatcagtgaaaatatttttaattcactaagtgattaaaaaaataataatcaagaaAAAACGATTGCACCGGttgctataatatccttcaaaaacacaaaaagattCGTTACgagaacttcattttgatacTAGGCAATAATCCaggccaaatttcgttaagatacctagtcaaatgaaaaagtttccaatgcaagtacttgattccgaatgttcaggttgtatggcagctatatgctatagtgatccgatatcggcggttccaacatatgagcagcttcttagggagaaacgTTCAGATCGATACCTCGAAAACTGATGAAAAAAAGGATCAGTGaaagatgattttaattcaCTGAGAGATATTGAAACAGGTTTTGTCGAGAGATTGTTCGTAATTTGAACTCATGATAGcaagaaaattgtttaattgaTATGTATATGGCTGTCAATCAATGctgaattaataaaattctcaGACAATACAATTTAAACCACTCTTTTTAATAATCATGTATTAATAACACATTTCAAATTATTCTTCAATCATATTTAATaatgtatttcttaaaaaattatctttttttttagaaatattcaaatattatagAATTACTTTCTAATTACAACACTAAACTAATTTtgaataatatgaatttgtattttgatttcatacatatacttgtaagtagTATATATTCATAATTTGATGAGACATTTTATCCATTGATACGAGCGCACTCACattaaaatcttaattaatCGCTTAGCAAAACTCTTCGCAGCCCAGTGTggaagatatttttataaataataattttttttttgttgaattacaCATTCCTCAAATATAACTTATACGGTTTGTAGTTGTATGATGGCATTGCGGAGCAGGAGCAATTGATGTTTCTACGAGACCGATTGAGAGCCGTCGACATAAACGAGGAAAGTAGCTCAAAGCAGAACCAAAgacgttaaaatttttaaataaatatttgaaacaagaaatataactttttgttaatatttttattgttgttttgattTCCTCTTAACGTCGGTTTAAAGGTAACCGTATTATGCGATTTCTCTTTTTTAAGCGGAATACAAAGGGGACGACTGCGAGAACGTGAACACAATTATTAGTAACCACAGTATTTTATTCGTGcgatttataattaatttttatttataaatagtgcCGAGGACCTAAAATATATTCCACACATCTGCATAAATGCACACatgcaaagaaaaaatataataaatagtatcagcaaaattaataaatttttttagagaattttcaagaaatttttttacgaaaacaacaaaagtgaagaaaaaaaacaacaactattgGGAATTGTATATTAAATGTGCTTGCATTTATCGTATTCGCAGATTGTGGTGCACAAATCTAATAGGCGCTCTTCACGCTTTGCGCTTAATCAGCACTTATGAAACAGAAATTAtggattatatatacatatatttttatcaaatattttaatgtatttttctatttacaaattttttttctgatattatatttttttctatattttattttcgtttaatttttattattttttctcctactgcaatttgttttatacaatttttatatatttattttcacaatctTTATAACAGTTCCACACGACAGAATAACGAACCGTTGCACCACATGTTacattacatttaaataaattatttttattttttgttgtattttacatttttagctACCCCATATAACAGAACGCTCACATATGTTTGCCGACGAATTGTCCGATGGCGACCCGCGAAACAACGCACTCGAACTAATTGTAATGAGTGCAGTGGTAATTCACGGTAGCTCGAAGTCGTCTCTTCTATGAGTACCTAACGTAATGTGATGAGTCGTTAGTGCCGTTGTCGTACTAATGCGCGCTACACCAGCGATAGCAGGGTCTATAATTGCGTTATAGAGAAGACGTGCTTTCACTGAACTGACGCAATTTTGATTGTGTTCTTAACTTCTGCAAAAATTGTGGGTAGAGAGGGAGACAGTTTACCCATTTGTACGACTATTTCAGGACTTAAcgctcaaaaattttttttttcaatttgaaatattttagagCTTACCTTGGCTGTAGAAGGAAACCtcaaaaatttttccaaaaaatttgcaCTAATAAAGATATGGTTTTCTTGAAATTTGGAAGAAATCTTTTTTACGTACAGACTTATTGAATTTCGTTGAGTGAAACCAGCACCGCTGCCTCGGTACTCTTAGGTGCTCATTCACTCATGGTCTCTCCGCCACTGCAGTATGTGCTTCGCCTTATCATAGCGATCATACTAGTAGTGTAGGGAACTCTGTGTGCCACAATGCCttttagtaaattcatattGACTTTACATTTACAATTTGTTTTACTCAATACTTTTGATTTAGAAATGATGTTTTTGATTGGAGTGAAAGACCTGagtgaaaacaaattttaagagaactcttctttttttttaaatacacaacAAGATTATGCagttatttataaaagtttagATGTTTGTTAGTGAGTGAAATTGCATTCAAAAGCATGCTTCTAGATTCTAGACAAGCATACAGTCcataaacattatttttctggtttatataaaaataagcatGTTTCACAATGCAGAAGCTTTTTTTTGTACGCATTTACAGTACGTATGTGGGACATACGCATTGATATTCCACACAATTAGTGGAGTGGGGGGTTCCTACTTGACTACCAACCGATTATTTATGAATAGGTAGATAGAATAgatgataaaattttattgtattgaaattttttttacgttaAAACGCTCTCGCTTTGTTTTAACAGCATTACATTTTgatggtattttaaaaataattttgtggtagaaccgctagcgaaaCACGTGTTCTTTAATAATGAGCTCTGTGGCTTTTTACCGACGTCCAGCTTAAGGGCGTTgcgtattttttgtatatatgattCGGATGCTGTTCTCAGTTGATCTGAATATTGGTAATTGTCTATATAAGGAGTATTCGGCTATTCACCGAGCAGAATCTCGGTTGCCGAACTAAATATAGTTCTCATATAAAATAAGAGGATATATTTTAATAGTcttgacaaaattatttttaaataattaaaagtcaatccataatttttaagcgattttcatttattttaaaaatgaaaatttggaGGAAAATCTCAAACTTTAATGGGATCTGAAAGATgtttttttgtcaattaaatCTTTGAATTACTGTGAGTGACTAAGCTTTCCTTACATTCAACAATCGCGATATATTCTTTTAAAAATCATgaactatatttattaatatctaCTGCTATTCTAAGTAAGAGCCTAAAAATAAATctagaattttttatatataaaatggtATTTTGAAAGTACAACGACATACAAATTACATATTGTATCTATCTGATATcctcaaattttgaaattttggtaAAGTTGCAGTATCAAAAGTATGATTTAGATAGGCACTATATATAGTTCATTAATTTCTATCTGTGGTTCAAAAGAAGTAGAACATAAGCTGGTTTCGTCCTAGACGTATTTTATCAAGCCAAGCAGGCTGTGGTTTAGTAACCGAAGGCCtcgttaaaatttaataaatcaggAAAGCATAATATAACATGGCATTCAGAATAGATTTGAGGTGGCAAGTGTGCAACGCTAAACAATGAATTGCGAGATTTATTACTACCTATGACACCTTTGCATTATTTTATGGACAAAAGAGCTATATGTTATTAAGTGTTGTTAAATGAAGGTGATGAGCCTGAAGTGTGCAGTGAGATCTAAGGCTTCTGGacctttgaaaatatataaaaatttctgcAAGAGACAGAGGCTTCTAGATACATACACATGTGGTTAAAGGGACCCTTTCTTGAGACTAGAAATAGGTACAACAATGATCGTTTGGTATATATGGTAACGATTTCTTACTGATTTTAAGGGAGGATAATATAATACGGCATAATTGTGATCAAACTGCAACTATTGTACACTTAAATATATCTACCTAAGCGAAACAACTACAGTCAAGAAAATCAGGGTTACTTTTTATTCATCAAGAAATTACTCAAATTATAAAAGTGTTTGAAAAGCATCGTAGGCTCTTAAATCGTTGCAAATATCTCTCCATATTCTCTCTCATTTACAATAGTAACTTATGTTGAATTCCCTAAAGTTCAAGCCGATCCAATTATACATTAGAAAATCCAATACAAATTAATCAAACTCATTCAAATTATGGCATAAAAATATTCGTGAAACCAATCTAAAAATCTATTTCTTTGAATCCGTCTGTGCCGAATTACACtgaagcagagaacgtatatgataTAAGTTCTTTAACTAAAGTGCTTGCTAAACTTTCAAAAACTCATACCTTAGAAATGTCAGcagttgcatacatatgtaataaagaAACTCATTCGactatattttttgcatttttgaaaagaaaaattgctaaaaaaagCTATTTTTAGTGTTTTTCGAAGTGTGTCTAACTGAAGTTAACTGTATTTTAAACATATTCATTCCTGTGTATATGGGTTGTATATGGTTTTAAGATTTATCAATTAACTAAAGAATGAGCCATAAAGTCTGCTGCAAAGAcaattcgataatttcaaagaagtgaaataaaaaaaaaaataaaaatccgaTTTAGATCTAGAAAAAGTGAAACTATTTTTTCACAGCAAATCAATTGAAGtgcaaatgtcaaaaaaaagcaaaactaaaaacaaaacaatagtGAAGTGCCGTTAGAGTCGTAAAAATATAACGTTCCACATTACGCGCCACATTCCCAGTGATATCAGCGTTTTCAAAAGAGTGTTCTCAAAACCAATAATTATTTGGATAGTATTTATGCATTGGCCCATAAAGATATTGCCATGAAAAGGAAACTCTTAGCCAGGATTTATAAACTGAATTTATCAGCGAAGTGCGTTTGTTTGCTCGGTCTATTATTTTTACTCATTTGCATGGCCTCCAGTGACAAAGATGTCCAATCATTTCCCGCCCGAAAAAAACCAGATATTCAACAATTTCCAGCGCCAAAATCACCAAAGCCGCCGCCAGAAGAAGCAGAAACACCTCCCCCTTTGGCTTCTACAGATACAGAGGcgccaaaaaatataaatgttctaCCCACAGCAAAGTCATTGCCAGATGTAAATGATATTATACCGCTAGAAACACCTCCACCGTTGCCTTCTACGGATAAAGAGGCGCCAAAAGATCCAGATGTTCAACCTGCGCTAAACCCGCAACCAAAAGAAGTAGAAACACCTCCACCATTGCCTTTTACAGATAGAGAGGCGCCAAAAGATCCAGATGTTCAGCCTGCGCTAAACCCGCAACCAAAAGAAGTAGAAACACCTCCACCATTGCCTTTTACAGATAGAGAGGCGCCAAAAGATCCAGATGTTCAGCCTGCGCCAAAcccgccaccaaaagaagtagAAACACCTCCACCGTTGGCTTCTACAGATACAGAGGcgccaaaaaatataaatgttctaCCCACAGCAAAGTCATTGCCAGATGTAAATGATATTATACCGCTAGAAGCACCTCCACCGAAAGAAATTGTACCCATATTTACACCTGCAGCGCCAAAGTCGAAAGCACCTCAAGCGTCTAATCGTACAATAGCAGACCAAAATCAACGATACGAGGATGAAAGTCATGTTGATATGATATGCAAAGATGGACTCATCTTACGAGCTTGGCGTCCTTTGACGGGTATATCACAAGAAGAACGTATACTTCGTGGCATAGTTTACTTTCTTGcaatgctttatttatttattggagTGGCCATTGTATCGGACCGTTTTATGGAGGGTATTGAGGTGATCACATCTAGTGAGAGACGTCTAACCGTACTCAATAGACATGGTCAGAGAGAAACCATAACAGTACATGTATGGAATGAGACTGTAGCTAATTTGACGCTAATGGCTTTAGGATCGAGCGCACCAGAAATTTTACTTTCCATAATCGAAATGTTTCAGAAGGATTTTGAAGCCGGTGACATAGGTCCAGGTACGATCGTCGGCTCGGCAGCATATAACTtatttatcattattggcaTTTGTATAGTCGTCATACCGAAAGGTCAAGTGCGCAGAATACAGCACTTTCGCGTATTTGTGGTGACAGCTACTTGGTCGGTATTTGCATATGTGTGGATGTGTATCATAACAAAGTATGTAACACCGCACATTGTCGACATATGGGAGGCTTTAGTAACATTGATATCCTTTCCGATTTTCGTTTATCATTCTTATATCACGGAGCGACGTCTTTTCTGTCCGAGATGTTACAAACAAACGTACGATGTTAATCAACGGAACGTTGTGATGAGTTCGATCGACACGACCGAACGGGACTCGGAACCGATACGTTCGAGTATTAAAGATTTAATTGAGACGCCGGAAATGCGTGAATTCGAGGAACAACGCCGTGAATACATCACCAAACTGAAGGAATTATATCGCAAACATCCGCAATATGATTTGGAAAAGATTCAGGCAATGGCACAAGAGCATTTAATACGCGTGAGCACGAAGTCGAGAGCTTTCTATCGTATACATTCGGGACGTCGCTTAACCGGTGCCGGTGGTGTGTTAAGAAAAGCACGTGATTATGCAGCTGTGGAAATTGGTCAAGCAAAAGCCGTATATCGTTTGCAAGGGAAAGAGGAGGAGCCAGAGATTGATGAAGATTTTGAGACACGTTTGTATTTTGAACCCTGTCATTATACAGTCTTGGAAAGTGTTGGCGATGTGGAGCTATATGTGATTCGTGCGGGTAGTTTAGCAAAATTCACCAAAGTCGAATACTACACCGTAGATGGCACAGCCGAAGCTGGCTCAGATTATATTCCCGTAAGTGGTGTACTCGAATTTCCACCGGGTATTGAagtgcaaataataaaaatatctattgTTGATGACGATATTTTCGAAGAAGACGAACATTTTTATGTTCATCTCAAGAATCCCAGCGATGATGCTGTAATCATCACACCCAAAGTAGCGACCATCATGATTTTAGACGATGATCATTGTGGCATTTTCGAATTCAAAGACAAAGAACATATTATACCCGAAAATGTAGGCATTTACGAAGTGAAAGTGAAACGTTATTCGGGCGTTCGTTGCAAAATTATTCTACCTTATTACACCAAAGCGAAAACCGCAACATCGGGAAAGGAATATATGGATGTGAAAGGAGAACTGGTATTTGAAAATGGGGTACATGAGTAAGTaaattacttatatacatatatatagaaatatgcaTGGAGATTTGGTATTTTTGTACTGTCGCAGGCTTTCTATAGAAATCGAAATCATTGAAGAGCACTGCTTTGAAAAGAATGTTTTCTTCGAAGTGTACCTTGGTCAACCAAGAGTATCAGAAGGTAAGTGCACACACAAGTATGTATATTGCTTTACAACTAAGTATTACAtaatagtatatacaatatgttaacTAGTTTAATCAACTCTAAACTTTAAATCCTACTGTTTTTACAACACTTATAATCGCATTTTGACTTGTTCAAATTTGGTATAACCTCTATGTTTTTGATTTTGACGCCACCGTGTTTACAACACACGATTCGAACAAGCATTATCTCTTCTTTAACTCACTGCTTTTGTCATTTTACCATCATTTACACTTGCTCCATACCGTTGCTGATGATTGATGGTTTGATATGTGATAATAAATCGGGATCATGTTAATATTTAACTGTAAATCGTCTTATGATATAATATAGTGTTGTAAGCGGAAcgaatttgttttaattataaacgtttctttaaaatagaatactatatattatagtcgtttgcattaaatattaaaaggtTACGATTTAAGCAATAAAGCTCTCAGTACTACTGAAACTTTTTCACTTGAACTTAGAGCACTTACACTcgaattaaaacttttattgcCGGTAGTTTGATTACTAAATATTAACTgtattcacttaattttaacAGATGATCCACTCCTTCTTCGAGTACGAGAGGTTCAACAAAAGCCTAAGGATGAAAGAACTTTTCGAGATAATATTCTTTTGGCAGGTCTTCCGAAATTGGCAGATATATCAAAAATACAATGTCGCATTACAGAAAGTGAAGAATTCAAAGTAAGCTATCATTTGAGAGGCAGAAACTACATATAACAAGAAgtgtatatagtataatattatataacatgttCTATTTTATAGCAAACAGTTAACAGGCTGGTTCAAACAGCGAATGCGTCAAAGCTGATTGGTACCACCTCGTGGAAGGAGCAATTTTTGGACGCCATGACAGTTTCAGGTTTAAATCAATTCATTCAATTTCATtgaatatattacttttattagtttttatttcccGTTCTCAGGTGGTGGAGGACTATACGTAGACGATGCTGATGATGATATTGAATATGAGGAAGATGAGGACGAGGACAATACTGGACCCAGCGGATGCgaatattttatgcattttttgtcGATTTTTTGGAAAATCTGTTTTTCTATAATACCACCAGCAAGTAAGTTGTAGCTGAATCACTAACATTACCCTCGCTCACTAGCAATGAAGCAGTGTGCGTCATACACTCTCCgacttataattattttataaatcggTTTCGGCGAATAAATTGTTTTCTAGCTTCTTTTTTACACCTTCCAACAGTTGGTAAGGCTGATTGGTTTGAAAATCTATGCACTTTAGTTTCACTATAAATATACTTTGAGCAGGTTGGATATCTTCCTTCGGTTTATTAGGTTTTTAAGCCTGACATGAGTTTAGTGAGTTTGGTCAACTACCAGTAGCACTTGCGCATTCGGAAGACTCTTCTGGCTCAAGGTAAATGGAGAGACGCCTAGTTGGCTCTTTGCTCTCAGCAAGGTTTACCTTTCTCTGGTTGCTGAGGTTTTAATTCGTTATAGCCCAATAGGTTCTTTATTAAAAGTCTTACTAGATTCTAATTTTAGAAGTTGCTCGAAAAAAGACGAATGAGAAtcatttcttgttttcttttcattatAGTTTACATATTCAGGCTCATAAGTAGACTAGCGGGAATTGAAATCAAATGACGTGATAGTTTCAAGACACTTTGTTAAAACATTAAATCCAACTAAACGAGTTTTCTGGGCTCAGTTAGGGCTATCCTTAATAGTCCGTATATGGTGCCTCTTTTTTTCGTTGGCGATCAGTCACATAACTTACGCATTAAGGTCGAACAAAAAAgccgaaaatggtatttttatcGTGAAAAAATATTACGAGCTTACTTTGTTTTCgtacattatatataaaatgatttagcattattttttgtgttatatttttagaaatctgGAATGGATATCCGCGTTTCATTATTTCGATCATCCTGATAACAATT
It contains:
- the LOC106616066 gene encoding sodium/calcium exchanger Calx yields the protein MCASPTAYREAPKDPDVQPALNPQPKEVETPPPLPFTDREAPKDPDVQPAPNPPPKEVETPPPLASTDTEAPKNINVLPTAKSLPDVNDIIPLEAPPPKEIVPIFTPAAPKSKAPQASNRTIADQNQRYEDESHVDMICKDGLILRAWRPLTGISQEERILRGIVYFLAMLYLFIGVAIVSDRFMEGIEVITSSERRLTVLNRHGQRETITVHVWNETVANLTLMALGSSAPEILLSIIEMFQKDFEAGDIGPGTIVGSAAYNLFIIIGICIVVIPKGQVRRIQHFRVFVVTATWSVFAYVWMCIITKYVTPHIVDIWEALVTLISFPIFVYHSYITERRLFCPRCYKQTYDVNQRNVVMSSIDTTERDSEPIRSSIKDLIETPEMREFEEQRREYITKLKELYRKHPQYDLEKIQAMAQEHLIRVSTKSRAFYRIHSGRRLTGAGGVLRKARDYAAVEIGQAKAVYRLQGKEEEPEIDEDFETRLYFEPCHYTVLESVGDVELYVIRAGSLAKFTKVEYYTVDGTAEAGSDYIPVSGVLEFPPGIEVQIIKISIVDDDIFEEDEHFYVHLKNPSDDAVIITPKVATIMILDDDHCGIFEFKDKEHIIPENVGIYEVKVKRYSGVRCKIILPYYTKAKTATSGKEYMDVKGELVFENGVHELSIEIEIIEEHCFEKNVFFEVYLGQPRVSEDDPLLLRVREVQQKPKDERTFRDNILLAGLPKLADISKIQCRITESEEFKQTVNRLVQTANASKLIGTTSWKEQFLDAMTVSGGGGLYVDDADDDIEYEEDEDEDNTGPSGCEYFMHFLSIFWKICFSIIPPAKIWNGYPRFIISIILITICTTVLVDVSSHFGCTLGVLDSVTAICLVALGTSLPDTFASKVAAIHDKTADNAIGNVTGSNAVNVFLGIGIAWSMAAIYHAMNGSKFYVPAGSVLFSTVLYLGEAIIGFALIVYRRKESIGGELGGPVGIKWLHGIILFSLWFIYLAISTVEAYGIIPGF